In Phormidium yuhuli AB48, one genomic interval encodes:
- a CDS encoding ABC transporter ATP-binding protein: MARLDHNGDRNCPPEPIVELKGISKSFGNTVILDQVDLTIYPGDALGIIGPSGTGKSTILRLIAGLLPPDSGEIYIKGQLRQGLIEDNPDPIGIGMVFQQAALFDSLTVDENVGFSLYQHSKLPHSEIRKLVEESLERVGLGGSADLYPAQLSGGMRKRVSFARAIIAHPEDPSHSSEILLYDEPTAGLDPIASTVVEDLIRDLHVGQKHCSCGTYVMVTHQDSTIRRTTDRVIFLYRGKVQWEGTVRELDHTDHPLIRQFRTGSIEGPIRAAG, translated from the coding sequence ATGGCGCGTTTGGATCACAACGGCGATCGCAATTGTCCCCCAGAGCCGATCGTTGAACTCAAAGGGATCTCTAAGTCCTTCGGTAATACCGTGATCCTCGATCAGGTGGACTTAACGATTTACCCTGGGGATGCGTTGGGGATTATCGGACCGTCGGGAACGGGAAAGTCAACTATTCTACGGTTGATTGCTGGCCTGCTGCCACCGGATTCGGGGGAAATTTATATCAAGGGCCAGTTGCGTCAAGGGTTGATTGAGGATAACCCAGACCCGATCGGCATTGGTATGGTCTTTCAACAGGCGGCCCTGTTTGACTCCCTCACCGTCGATGAAAATGTCGGCTTTTCCCTGTATCAACATTCCAAATTGCCTCATTCAGAAATTCGTAAGCTGGTTGAGGAAAGTTTGGAACGGGTGGGACTTGGGGGAAGTGCTGACCTCTATCCGGCCCAACTGTCAGGGGGGATGCGTAAACGGGTTAGTTTTGCCCGGGCCATTATTGCTCATCCAGAAGATCCCAGCCACTCCTCGGAGATTTTGCTCTATGATGAACCCACAGCGGGCCTTGATCCCATCGCCTCGACGGTGGTTGAAGATTTGATTCGGGATCTCCATGTGGGTCAGAAACACTGTAGCTGTGGTACGTATGTCATGGTCACTCATCAAGACAGTACCATTCGCCGCACGACGGATCGGGTGATTTTTTTATATCGCGGTAAAGTACAGTGGGAAGGGACTGTTCGGGAACTGGATCACACGGATCACCCCTTGATTCGACAATTTCGCACCGGTAGCATCGAGGGCCCCATTCGCGCGGCGGGGTGA
- a CDS encoding gluconeogenesis factor YvcK family protein encodes MKHTIRDLKRVSRSRTPYRAKQWFKWLSPGLSLKRWLVVSATGMVLALLGIAIWTRLTPVYYLLQFVEVALTTIATRIPNYISGPLVVISGILLLLWGQTRTMGSIHDALKPEDNGELIDALMERRRLHRGPHLVALGGGTGLSTLLRGLKTYSANITAVVTVADDGGSSGRLRREIGVLPPGDIRNCLAALGDEETLLAELFQYRFQAGTGLSGHSFGNLFLAAMADITGDLEQAVVASSQVLAVRGEVLPATLTDVTLWAELADGRRIQGESSITKARGKIMRVGCLPENPPPLPRVIEAIAQAEVIVIGPGSLYTSVIPNLLVPDIAEAIAHSSAQRIYVCNIMTEPGETDGYTVSDHILAIDRACGDRRLFDAVVVQKTKPSARALIRYAQKQSHPVDLDLDVVERLEREVILANIMSEDPQSAMVRHDSLKLARTLAQQFSGKR; translated from the coding sequence ATGAAACACACAATCCGCGATCTCAAACGAGTCTCCCGAAGTCGAACCCCTTATCGTGCTAAACAATGGTTTAAGTGGCTCTCTCCGGGGCTGTCGTTAAAGCGATGGTTAGTGGTCAGCGCAACGGGGATGGTCTTGGCGTTATTGGGAATTGCCATCTGGACGAGGCTCACCCCCGTCTATTACCTCTTACAGTTTGTGGAAGTGGCCTTGACCACCATTGCCACCCGGATTCCCAACTATATCAGCGGTCCCCTGGTGGTTATTAGTGGCATTCTCTTACTGCTGTGGGGCCAGACTCGGACCATGGGATCGATTCATGATGCCCTGAAACCCGAAGATAATGGGGAGTTAATTGATGCCCTCATGGAACGGCGACGACTCCATCGCGGTCCCCATCTTGTGGCCTTGGGGGGAGGAACCGGGTTATCGACCCTGTTGCGGGGTCTGAAAACCTACAGTGCCAACATTACCGCCGTGGTGACCGTGGCCGATGATGGCGGCTCCTCGGGGCGTTTACGGCGAGAAATTGGTGTTTTGCCTCCCGGAGACATTCGCAACTGTTTAGCCGCCTTGGGGGACGAGGAAACCCTCTTAGCGGAGTTATTTCAATATCGCTTCCAAGCTGGAACGGGCCTGAGTGGCCATAGTTTTGGCAATCTATTTTTGGCGGCGATGGCCGATATTACAGGAGATTTAGAACAGGCGGTGGTGGCCAGTTCCCAAGTCTTGGCGGTGCGGGGGGAAGTCTTACCGGCGACCCTGACGGATGTCACCCTGTGGGCCGAGTTAGCTGATGGCCGTCGCATTCAAGGGGAGTCGAGTATTACGAAAGCTCGGGGTAAAATCATGCGGGTGGGTTGTCTGCCGGAAAATCCCCCTCCCCTACCTCGGGTAATTGAGGCCATTGCCCAGGCGGAGGTGATTGTGATTGGGCCAGGGAGTTTGTATACCAGTGTGATTCCCAATTTACTGGTTCCTGATATTGCCGAGGCGATCGCCCACTCGTCGGCCCAGCGGATTTATGTCTGTAACATCATGACAGAACCGGGAGAAACCGATGGCTATACCGTCTCTGACCATATCCTAGCGATCGACCGTGCCTGTGGCGATCGCCGTCTCTTCGATGCGGTCGTCGTCCAGAAAACTAAACCCTCGGCCCGGGCCCTGATTCGCTATGCCCAAAAACAATCCCACCCGGTAGACTTGGATTTAGATGTGGTGGAACGATTAGAGCGAGAGGTGATTTTGGCCAATATCATGAGTGAAGATCCCCAATCGGCCATGGTCCGTCATGATTCCCTGAAACTCGCTCGCACTCTGGCCCAGCAATTTTCCGGTAAACGTTGA
- a CDS encoding Coenzyme F420 hydrogenase/dehydrogenase, beta subunit C-terminal domain: MTAVNSSTPSSSSRPAHYKAKGLKPGGPRPAKALCSECGLCDTHYIHYVKEACAFINQQFEALEDQIHGRSRQLEDEAETYFGVHQSMTAARKKDPIEGAQWTGIVSSIACEMLNSGKVEGVVCVQNSPDDRFQPMPIIARTPDEVLAARVNKPTLSPNLSVLEQVEQSGLKRLLVIGVGCQIQALRAVQDKLGLEKLYVLGTPCVDNVTRAGLQKFLETTSRSPETVVHYEFMQDFRVHFKHEDGSIEKVPFFGLNTKELKDVFAPSCMSCFDYVNGLADLVVGYMGAPFRWQWILVRNDTGQEMLDLVQSQLETQPVSSRGDRRQAVQQSIPAYDKGVTLPMWAAQLMGVVIERVGPKGLEYARFSIDSHFTRNYLYVQRNYPDKLNDHVPEFAKRIVGQYKLPH, translated from the coding sequence ATGACTGCGGTGAACTCCTCCACCCCCTCCTCCTCAAGCCGGCCCGCCCATTACAAAGCCAAAGGACTCAAGCCCGGTGGCCCTCGTCCCGCCAAAGCCCTTTGTAGTGAATGTGGTCTGTGTGACACGCATTACATCCATTATGTAAAAGAGGCCTGCGCTTTTATTAATCAGCAATTTGAAGCCCTTGAAGACCAAATTCATGGGCGATCGCGCCAGCTAGAGGACGAAGCGGAAACCTATTTCGGGGTTCACCAATCCATGACCGCCGCCCGCAAAAAAGACCCTATTGAGGGAGCACAATGGACGGGAATTGTCAGTAGTATTGCCTGTGAAATGTTAAACTCGGGCAAGGTTGAAGGGGTTGTGTGTGTGCAAAATTCTCCCGATGATCGCTTTCAACCCATGCCCATTATTGCCCGCACCCCAGATGAGGTGTTGGCGGCCCGAGTCAACAAACCCACCCTGTCCCCCAACCTCTCGGTTCTCGAACAGGTGGAACAATCGGGACTTAAGCGGCTGTTGGTGATTGGTGTTGGCTGTCAAATCCAAGCCCTGCGAGCGGTTCAGGATAAACTGGGCTTAGAAAAACTCTATGTTCTCGGGACGCCCTGCGTTGATAATGTGACTCGGGCCGGCTTACAGAAATTCCTCGAAACCACCAGTCGTTCCCCCGAAACGGTGGTGCATTATGAGTTTATGCAGGACTTTCGGGTCCATTTTAAACATGAGGATGGGTCTATCGAGAAAGTCCCCTTCTTTGGCTTAAATACCAAGGAACTTAAGGATGTCTTTGCCCCCTCCTGCATGAGTTGTTTTGATTATGTCAATGGCTTAGCGGATTTGGTGGTGGGCTACATGGGGGCCCCCTTCCGCTGGCAATGGATTCTGGTGCGCAATGACACCGGTCAGGAGATGTTAGATTTGGTGCAGTCCCAATTAGAGACTCAACCCGTCTCCTCCCGGGGCGATCGCCGTCAAGCGGTGCAACAGAGTATTCCCGCCTATGACAAGGGCGTGACCCTCCCCATGTGGGCGGCACAACTGATGGGAGTGGTGATTGAGCGTGTGGGACCGAAAGGGCTAGAATATGCGCGGTTTTCCATTGACTCTCACTTTACGCGCAATTATCTCTATGTCCAACGCAACTACCCTGACAAACTCAACGATCATGTCCCCGAGTTTGCCAAGCGGATTGTTGGACAGTATAAACTTCCTCACTGA